A genomic window from Silene latifolia isolate original U9 population chromosome Y, ASM4854445v1, whole genome shotgun sequence includes:
- the LOC141629479 gene encoding uncharacterized protein LOC141629479: MVRRRGMAEADEVEAEAILEGVKEAAMRGVRRVVVESDCKSVIDILKDGTKGRSFLHLLVDEIRQFCGNFDFIVWRYVNRKNTRVAHDLAHLSNHVIGRKVWEGRLPCRSEFSYMQI, translated from the coding sequence ATGGTACGGAGACGAGGCATGGCGGAGGCAGACGAGGTAGAAGCAGAAGCAATCCTTGAGGGCGTAAAGGAAGCAGCTATGAGAGGAGTAAGACGAGTTGTTGTGGAAAGTGACTGCAAATCCGTCATTGATATCTTGAAGGATGGAACGAAGGGACGGAGCTTTCTACATTTACTTGTTGATGAGATACGACAATTTTGTGGCAACTTTGATTTTATTGTTTGGCGTTATGTAAACCGTAAGAACACCAGAGTAGCTCATGATTTAGCTCATTTGTCAAATCATGTAATCGGTAGGAAAGTGTGGGAAGGTCGACTTCCGTGTAGGTCTGAGTTTTCATATATGCAAATTTAA